The Methanobrevibacter sp. TLL-48-HuF1 genomic sequence CTCTTTTATTTATCAAATACAATTTTATTATAAAGATAGAAACTTGCTTCTAATAATCTTTATATATTTTCAAAAATAAACCTATAAATAATTTAATATTGGAGTTTCGTTATGTTAAATGATAAAACTATTTTAATTACTGGAGGGACTGGTTCTTTCGGTAAAAAGTTTACAAAAAGAGTATTAGAACAGTATAATCCTAAAAAAATTATTATATACTCAAGAGATGAATACAAGCAATATTTGATGCAAAGACAATTTGCCCAACATAAAAAAGTAATGCGTTACTTTATTGGGGATGTTAGAGATAAAGAAAGATTTGCACGTGCTTGTGATGGTGTAGATATTATTGTTCATGCAGCTGCATTAAAACAAGTTCCTGCAGCTGAATACAATCCTTTAGAAGCTATTAAAACCAATATTGATGGAGCCAGAAACATTGTGGATGTAGCTATTGACAAACATGTTGAAAAGGTAGTGGCATTATCTACTGATAAGGCAGTTAATCCGGTTAACTTATATGGTGCTACTAAAATGGTTTCAGATAAACTATTTATAGCAGCTAATGCTTATGTTGGAGCTAAAAACACTCAATTTTCAGTAGTTCGTTATGGAAATGTTTCAGGCAGTCGCGGATCTGTAATTCCATTTTTCAAAACTTTAATTGATGAAGGTCAAACTAAAATACCAATTACTGATATGAGAATGACCAGATTTTGGATTACTCTTGATGAAGCAGTTGATTTAGTAATTAAAGCTATTGGTGATGCTAAAGGTGGAGAATTATTTATCCATAAATGCCCTTCATTTAAAGTAACTGATTTGGCAAAAGCCATGCTTCCTGATTGTGAATTTGAAGATGTCGGTATTAGACCTGGTGAAAAACTCCATGAAGTAATGATAACTAAGGAAGATTCAAGATCTGCTTATGAATATGATGATTATTATATAATTTATCCGGATTTGGAATGGTGGGAAGATGTTAATATAAAAGAAGGTGGAAAAAAAGTAGAAGACAGATTCTACTATGCATCTGACAATAATCCGGTTTGGTTATCTGTTGAAGAAATTAGAGAAGCTTTAAAAGATATAGATATTGTATACTAGGTGATTTCTATTTCTAAATTTTTACCTTATGGAAAACAGTGTATAGACCAGGAAGACATTGATGCAGTCACAAAAGTATTAAGTGAAGATTTCATTACTCAGGGACCAAAAATAACTGAGTTTGAAGAGGAAATAGCTAATTATGTCGGAGCTAAATATGGAGTTGCTTTTAATTCAGGAACCTCTGCACTGCACGGTGCTTATTTTGCATTAGGTCTTGAAAAGGGAGATGAAATGATTACAACTCCTAATACTTTTGTAGCTACTGCTAATGCAGGATTATATTTAGGGGCTAAAGTAAACTTCTGTGATGTGGAAAAACAAACCGGAAACATTGATGCATCTAAACTGGAAGTCAGTAAAAATACTAAGTTAATAGCTCCTGTACATTATAGCGGTAATCCTGTTAACTTAAAGGAAATAGCTGATATTGCTGAAGATAATAATGCTAAGATTATTGAAGACGGTGCACATGCACTTGGTGCAAAATATGACGGTAAAAAAATAGGCTCTTTAAAATACTCTGAAATGACAATGTTCAGTTTTCATCCTGTTAAACACATTACAACCGGTGAAGGCGGAATTATTGTTACAAATGATGAAGAGTATTATGAAAGACTTCAGTTATTCAGATCTCATGGAATCACTAAAAATAATTTAGTAAATCCTCGTGACGGTGACTGGTATTATGAAATGCAGCACTTAGGATTCAATTACAGAATAACAGACATTCAATGTGCTTTAGGTTTATCACAACTTAAAAAATTAGATTCTTTTGTTGAAAACAGAAGAAAAATAGCTGAAAAATATGATGAGATGTTTGAAGACAATCCATATTTTGACGTTGTTAAAGAAAATCCGGACGGTGAGTCTGCATATCATTTATATCCGATTTTGTTAAAAGAAAAATATGCAAATCATAAAAAGGAAATATTTTCAAAATTACGCTCTGAAGGATTAGGTGTTCAGGTGCATTATATACCTGTTTATTTACAACCTTACTATCAAAACCTTGGATTTAATAAAGGACTTTGTCCAGTAGATGAAGAGTTTTACAAAAGAGAACTTAGTATACCAATGTACCCTACATTAACTGATGAAGATTTAGAGTTTGTACAAGAAAAACTTTACAAAGTATTTAGTGAGTATTAAAAAAATGAAAATTGGAGCAATTATTCAGGCCAGAACCTCTTCAACAAGACTTCCGCAAAAAGTTTTAAAACCGCTACCTTTCAATAGCAAAATAAATGTACTGCAACAGGTTATTAGAAGAGTAGCCAAATCTGAACTTATTGATGAAATAATAATAGCTACAACAACACATGATGAAGATGAAAAAATAGTTGAAGTAGCTAAAAAAGAAAACATTAAGTTTTACAAAGGCAGTCTGGAAAATGTTCTGGAACGATATTATAATGCTGCTTTGGAAAACAGCTTGGATGTTATTGTCAGGATAACCAGTGACTGTCCATGTGCCGATGCAAATATAATTGATGAAATTGTCAAAAAACATATAGACTCCAATGCAGATTATACTTCAAATACATTAACCAGAGGATTTCCAAGAGGAATTGATGCTGAGGTAATTAACTTCAATGTTTTGGAAAATGTATATGAAAATGCCACTGATAAATTTGAAAAGGAACATGTAACTCCATTTATCTATAAAACACATCCTGAAGACTTTAAAATAGTGCAATATGAAACAAAAAACGACAACTCTGATATTAGGATTACACTAGATACTCCTCAGGATTATGCTCTGCTCTGCAGTGTTTATGATAATTTATATGATAAAAATGAATTCTTCTCTCTGGATGATATTTTGGAATTATTTAGCAGTAAACCTTATTTAAAAGATATAAACTCTGAAATAACTCAAAAAAAGGTTTGCAATAGTTTAGAAGAAGAATTGGATGAAGTTCTTAATTTATGCGAAAAACAGGATTTGGATAGAGCTAAACTGTATATTGAAAAGATAATATGAATGTAATAATATTGACTGAAGGCGGAAAAAACTATGGATTCGGGCATGTAGCCAGATGCAGCTCAATATATCAGGCTTTTAGAAAATTCTGCATAACACCTCAATTTATTGTTAATGGGGACAAATCAATTGATGCAATTTTGCAAAATATTAACTATGCTATTTATGACTGGCAGAATATGGAATTTGCTGATGATGATATTGTTATTATAGATTCATATCATGCACCACTTGAATTTTACCGAAAAATAGCTAAAACAGCAGCATTAGCTATTTATGTTGATGATAATGATCGTTTAGATTATCCTGAGGGGATAGTTGTAAACGGAACAATCCTTGCAACAACTAAAAGAAAAGATGCGCTGTACGGATCAAAATACATTCCCCTTAGAGAGGACTTCTGGAATGCAAAGATAACTGATGTTAATGATGAAATAAAAAATGTTTTAATTACTTTAGGCGGAAATGATTTAAGAAATCTGACTCCTAAAATCCTGAATTTGCTGAAAAATGAGGATTTTGCAAAAAAGGTCATCATAGGAAACAGCTTTGATAATGTTGGTGAAATCGAGGAGTTTGATGATGAACTGATTTATTCTCCAGACAGCAGACAAATGCTTGATGCTATGGAAAGCACAGATTTGGCTATTTCATCAGCAGGCCAAACATTATATGAACTTGCAAGAGTAGGTGTTCCGACAATTGCTGTTGGAGTTGTTGACAATCAGATAAACAATATTCAAAACTGGCAAAAGCAGGGTTTCATTGAGTTTGCAGGATTCTGGGATGATGATAATTTAGAAGAAAATATTTTAGCTAAACTGGAGCTGCTTAAAGATTCTGCTTTAAGAAAAGAAAAGCAAAATATGGGCATCAGTGCAGTTGATGGTAAAGGTTCTATAAGAATAGCTAAAACAGCTCTAAACAGTTATTACAGGAAAAATTCTGTTTTCAGAGAAATTAAAAAAGAGGACTGTCTTAAAATATTTGAAATAGCTAATGATGAAGAAGTAAGAAAAAGCTCTTTTAATTGCGATAAAATAGATTTGGAAACTCATAAAAAATGGTTTAATGGGATATTAAATGATAATACAACAGAATTTCTGGTTTTGGAATATGACTCAGATATTATTGGTCAGTTAAGATTTGATTTTGATGAAAAGTATCCTGTTATTAGCATTAGCTTAAATAAAAAGTATAGGGGATTAGGATTGTCTAAATACTTGTTAAATAAGGGAATAACTTATATTAAGGAAAATTATAATCAGGATACTTTAGTTGCAGATATTAAAAAAAGCAATGCAAGGTCAGTTTCATTTTTTGAGGCTATGGGATTTAAAAAAGAATGTGAAATCAGAAACGGCAGTGCTTTAAGATTTATTTACAGAGGCTGAATTATGGAATTTAAAATTGAA encodes the following:
- the pseB gene encoding UDP-N-acetylglucosamine 4,6-dehydratase (inverting) yields the protein MLNDKTILITGGTGSFGKKFTKRVLEQYNPKKIIIYSRDEYKQYLMQRQFAQHKKVMRYFIGDVRDKERFARACDGVDIIVHAAALKQVPAAEYNPLEAIKTNIDGARNIVDVAIDKHVEKVVALSTDKAVNPVNLYGATKMVSDKLFIAANAYVGAKNTQFSVVRYGNVSGSRGSVIPFFKTLIDEGQTKIPITDMRMTRFWITLDEAVDLVIKAIGDAKGGELFIHKCPSFKVTDLAKAMLPDCEFEDVGIRPGEKLHEVMITKEDSRSAYEYDDYYIIYPDLEWWEDVNIKEGGKKVEDRFYYASDNNPVWLSVEEIREALKDIDIVY
- the pseC gene encoding UDP-4-amino-4,6-dideoxy-N-acetyl-beta-L-altrosamine transaminase; the protein is MISISKFLPYGKQCIDQEDIDAVTKVLSEDFITQGPKITEFEEEIANYVGAKYGVAFNSGTSALHGAYFALGLEKGDEMITTPNTFVATANAGLYLGAKVNFCDVEKQTGNIDASKLEVSKNTKLIAPVHYSGNPVNLKEIADIAEDNNAKIIEDGAHALGAKYDGKKIGSLKYSEMTMFSFHPVKHITTGEGGIIVTNDEEYYERLQLFRSHGITKNNLVNPRDGDWYYEMQHLGFNYRITDIQCALGLSQLKKLDSFVENRRKIAEKYDEMFEDNPYFDVVKENPDGESAYHLYPILLKEKYANHKKEIFSKLRSEGLGVQVHYIPVYLQPYYQNLGFNKGLCPVDEEFYKRELSIPMYPTLTDEDLEFVQEKLYKVFSEY
- a CDS encoding glycosyltransferase family protein — translated: MKIGAIIQARTSSTRLPQKVLKPLPFNSKINVLQQVIRRVAKSELIDEIIIATTTHDEDEKIVEVAKKENIKFYKGSLENVLERYYNAALENSLDVIVRITSDCPCADANIIDEIVKKHIDSNADYTSNTLTRGFPRGIDAEVINFNVLENVYENATDKFEKEHVTPFIYKTHPEDFKIVQYETKNDNSDIRITLDTPQDYALLCSVYDNLYDKNEFFSLDDILELFSSKPYLKDINSEITQKKVCNSLEEELDEVLNLCEKQDLDRAKLYIEKII
- a CDS encoding GNAT family N-acetyltransferase, translated to MNVIILTEGGKNYGFGHVARCSSIYQAFRKFCITPQFIVNGDKSIDAILQNINYAIYDWQNMEFADDDIVIIDSYHAPLEFYRKIAKTAALAIYVDDNDRLDYPEGIVVNGTILATTKRKDALYGSKYIPLREDFWNAKITDVNDEIKNVLITLGGNDLRNLTPKILNLLKNEDFAKKVIIGNSFDNVGEIEEFDDELIYSPDSRQMLDAMESTDLAISSAGQTLYELARVGVPTIAVGVVDNQINNIQNWQKQGFIEFAGFWDDDNLEENILAKLELLKDSALRKEKQNMGISAVDGKGSIRIAKTALNSYYRKNSVFREIKKEDCLKIFEIANDEEVRKSSFNCDKIDLETHKKWFNGILNDNTTEFLVLEYDSDIIGQLRFDFDEKYPVISISLNKKYRGLGLSKYLLNKGITYIKENYNQDTLVADIKKSNARSVSFFEAMGFKKECEIRNGSALRFIYRG